Proteins encoded in a region of the Zunongwangia endophytica genome:
- a CDS encoding ChaN family lipoprotein — MKNIFTFLLVITASLSLKAQELKAYAIYNTEGDSVSFQKMNDSLSNYDVVLFGEFHDHPVVHWLQKKLTEKLYAKNSNLVLGAEMFEADNQLILDEYLQGKIPQNRFEEEMRLWNNYKTDYKPLIEFAKTNNLQFVATNIPRRYASAVSKYGLDTLKTYSKEAQSYYAKLPIKVDTITPGYGDMLKMMGGHGMQGDAMKFVGAQAIKDATMAENILKNAPQDGVFLHYNGDYHSKNFGGIYWYLKEMNANLKIAVISVAQSEDEMLSFDKKTAETGNFIIYFPEDFTRTY, encoded by the coding sequence ATGAAGAACATTTTTACATTTTTATTGGTAATAACAGCAAGTCTCTCTTTAAAAGCGCAGGAATTAAAAGCTTATGCTATTTATAATACGGAAGGAGATTCGGTTTCGTTTCAAAAAATGAACGATAGTTTATCGAATTATGATGTGGTGCTCTTTGGAGAATTTCATGATCATCCTGTGGTGCATTGGCTTCAGAAAAAGCTTACTGAAAAATTGTACGCTAAAAACTCTAATCTGGTCTTGGGGGCTGAGATGTTTGAAGCAGATAATCAATTGATCTTAGATGAATATCTTCAGGGTAAAATTCCGCAAAACCGCTTTGAGGAAGAAATGCGTTTATGGAATAATTATAAAACCGATTATAAGCCTTTAATTGAATTTGCCAAAACCAATAATCTGCAATTTGTGGCTACCAATATACCCAGAAGGTATGCGTCGGCAGTTTCAAAATATGGGCTGGATACTTTAAAAACCTATTCAAAAGAAGCGCAATCCTATTATGCAAAACTTCCTATAAAGGTCGATACAATTACACCAGGTTACGGCGACATGCTAAAAATGATGGGTGGTCACGGGATGCAAGGTGATGCCATGAAGTTTGTAGGAGCTCAAGCTATTAAAGATGCTACGATGGCTGAAAATATTTTGAAAAATGCACCGCAGGATGGTGTTTTTCTTCACTATAACGGCGACTATCACAGCAAAAATTTTGGAGGGATTTATTGGTATTTGAAAGAAATGAATGCCAATCTGAAAATTGCAGTTATAAGTGTAGCGCAGAGTGAAGATGAGATGTTGAGTTTTGATAAAAAGACTGCGGAAACCGGAAACTTCATTATTTATTTTCCAGAAGATTTTACGCGCACCTACTAA
- a CDS encoding DUF3078 domain-containing protein, whose protein sequence is MKARLILSLISISFFLGVFSLPTYAQNQTAQDTTQTPQDSADVEQVVIYWSEKNAVGVNLNEVAFVNWNAGGNNSIAALFHGEFERNFKKKFTNWKNYLSFRYGLNSQQGQELRKTDDQLHFKTTFGYRADSVSNWYYSGNIDFRTQFSNGYKYPNKDAAISRFMAPGYLLIGVGTQFSHPDENFNAYISPVTEKSTFVLDQRLANEGAYGVEGAEYDDDGNLIKEGNKVRTEFGFLVTSDYKTQVFPNVNMNTQISLYSDYLNKFGNIDIDWQLNFDMKVNDFIKANIGSHILYDDDVKYKEDTNDDGELETLGPRVQWKQLLGIGFTYVF, encoded by the coding sequence ATGAAAGCCCGATTAATTCTTAGTTTAATTAGTATTTCATTCTTTCTTGGTGTATTTTCTTTACCAACATATGCACAAAATCAAACGGCGCAAGACACCACACAGACGCCGCAAGATTCAGCAGATGTGGAGCAGGTAGTAATTTACTGGTCTGAAAAGAATGCTGTAGGAGTGAATCTAAATGAAGTTGCCTTTGTGAATTGGAATGCAGGGGGTAACAACTCTATAGCCGCTTTGTTTCACGGTGAGTTTGAGCGAAATTTCAAAAAGAAATTTACCAACTGGAAAAACTATCTTTCTTTTAGATATGGTCTTAACTCGCAGCAGGGGCAGGAACTAAGAAAGACCGACGATCAACTTCATTTTAAAACCACTTTTGGATATCGAGCAGATTCTGTTTCTAACTGGTATTATTCTGGGAATATAGATTTTAGAACACAGTTTTCTAATGGATATAAGTATCCTAATAAAGATGCGGCAATTTCCAGATTTATGGCGCCCGGTTATCTTTTAATTGGTGTGGGTACGCAATTTTCGCATCCCGATGAAAATTTTAATGCCTACATATCCCCGGTAACCGAGAAATCTACTTTCGTTTTAGATCAAAGGTTAGCCAATGAGGGAGCGTATGGGGTAGAAGGAGCGGAATATGATGACGACGGAAATCTTATTAAAGAAGGAAATAAAGTACGTACAGAATTCGGATTTTTAGTTACCAGCGATTACAAGACGCAGGTTTTTCCTAATGTGAATATGAATACGCAAATAAGTTTATACTCCGATTATCTAAACAAATTCGGGAATATTGATATCGACTGGCAACTGAATTTCGATATGAAAGTAAACGACTTTATTAAAGCCAATATCGGGTCACATATACTTTACGATGATGATGTAAAGTATAAGGAAGATACCAACGACGATGGCGAGTTAGAAACTTTAGGACCAAGAGTGCAATGGAAACAACTTCTTGGGATTGGTTTTACTTATGTTTTTTAA
- the dgt gene encoding dGTP triphosphohydrolase codes for MNWEQLLSLKRSGDNNKRLRKEQDETRLGFEVDYDRIIFSSAFRSLQDKTQVIPLSKTDFVHTRLTHSLEVSVVGRSLGRLTGKKILEKHPHLSKIHGYQMNDFGAIVAAAALAHDIGNPPFGHSGEKAIGEYFLNGNGKRFKSQLSDKEYQDLIKFEGNANGFKILTQDRPGTPGGLRISYATLGAFIKYPKESLPHKPTSNIADKKFGFFQSEKETMIDVAEELGLTKTGKEGNISFSRHPLAFLVEAADDICYTIIDFEDGINLGLIDEDYALEYLIKLVKDTISTPKYNSLQNTADRLSYLRSLAINTLIREAAEIFLENEDQILAGEFHQSLFDKSKYEAQIKDIIKISVEKIYQSEEVINKEIAGYKMLETLLETYTKAFLPENEDPDSNFNDLVLRSLPKLKHLQSETSVFQKLIQICSYTASLTDGFTVSSFKRYQGSGF; via the coding sequence ATGAACTGGGAACAACTATTATCATTAAAACGATCTGGAGATAACAATAAGCGCTTACGTAAAGAACAAGACGAAACCCGCTTAGGTTTCGAGGTAGATTACGACCGTATTATTTTCTCTTCAGCTTTTAGAAGTTTGCAGGATAAAACACAGGTGATCCCACTTTCTAAAACCGATTTTGTACACACGAGATTAACCCATAGTCTAGAAGTTTCTGTAGTTGGGCGTTCTTTAGGCCGACTTACCGGAAAGAAAATTTTAGAAAAGCATCCGCATTTAAGCAAAATCCATGGCTACCAGATGAACGATTTTGGTGCCATCGTTGCTGCTGCCGCTTTAGCTCACGATATCGGGAATCCACCTTTTGGACATTCCGGAGAAAAAGCAATAGGAGAATATTTCTTAAACGGAAACGGTAAAAGATTTAAATCACAGCTTAGCGATAAAGAATATCAGGATCTTATTAAGTTTGAAGGAAACGCAAACGGATTTAAAATTCTAACTCAGGATCGGCCCGGCACTCCCGGCGGACTAAGAATTAGCTATGCGACCCTTGGGGCTTTTATAAAATATCCTAAAGAGTCACTACCGCATAAACCAACTTCTAATATTGCCGATAAAAAGTTTGGCTTCTTCCAGAGCGAAAAAGAAACCATGATCGATGTGGCAGAAGAACTTGGCTTAACCAAAACCGGTAAAGAGGGCAACATTAGTTTTTCACGGCATCCACTAGCTTTTTTAGTAGAAGCAGCAGATGATATTTGCTATACCATTATCGATTTTGAAGACGGAATTAACCTTGGTCTCATCGACGAAGATTATGCTTTGGAGTATCTTATAAAACTGGTTAAAGACACGATTTCTACACCAAAATATAACTCACTTCAAAACACGGCAGATCGTCTTAGCTACTTAAGGTCTTTAGCGATAAACACGTTAATTAGAGAAGCCGCCGAAATTTTCTTGGAAAATGAAGATCAAATTTTGGCAGGTGAATTTCATCAGTCGTTATTCGATAAAAGCAAGTACGAAGCGCAGATAAAGGATATTATAAAAATAAGCGTAGAAAAAATATACCAGAGTGAGGAAGTAATCAATAAAGAAATTGCAGGCTACAAAATGCTGGAAACTTTATTGGAAACCTACACCAAAGCTTTTTTACCAGAAAACGAAGATCCAGATTCTAATTTTAATGATTTGGTTTTACGATCATTACCAAAATTAAAACACTTGCAATCGGAAACTTCAGTATTTCAAAAGCTAATTCAGATTTGCTCGTACACCGCATCTTTAACCGATGGATTTACGGTTTCTTCTTTCAAAAGATATCAAGGTTCAGGTTTCTAA
- a CDS encoding haloacid dehalogenase type II — protein MKIKALIFDVNETLLNMQKLSDAVNEVLDNKLAFQVWFGKLLHYSLVENDTDSHNDFSEIGKAVFKMTADFFGKKLTEDQINSTLSLVKKLPTYEDVSIGLQKLKDQDLKLIALTNGNRETLDAQLSFAEIDTYFDAVYSVDEVGKFKPNKIAYQKVVDNLDLLAEETLMVAAHGWDISGAKNAGLKTAFIEREGKSEYPLAQPADLSAKNINELVEKL, from the coding sequence ATGAAGATAAAAGCACTAATTTTTGATGTTAACGAGACTTTATTGAACATGCAAAAGCTAAGCGATGCGGTTAACGAAGTATTGGATAATAAATTAGCATTTCAGGTTTGGTTTGGGAAATTATTACATTATTCTTTGGTTGAAAATGATACCGACAGTCACAATGATTTTTCTGAAATAGGAAAAGCTGTATTTAAAATGACGGCAGACTTCTTCGGAAAAAAACTTACTGAAGATCAAATAAATTCAACATTAAGTTTGGTGAAAAAGTTACCTACTTATGAAGATGTTTCCATTGGACTTCAGAAATTGAAGGATCAGGATCTAAAATTGATTGCGCTTACCAATGGCAACAGAGAAACTTTGGATGCACAATTAAGTTTTGCTGAAATTGATACCTATTTTGATGCTGTATATTCAGTTGATGAGGTTGGGAAGTTTAAACCGAACAAAATAGCCTATCAAAAGGTAGTGGACAATTTGGATCTTCTAGCAGAAGAAACTTTGATGGTCGCAGCACACGGTTGGGATATCTCCGGAGCCAAAAATGCAGGCTTAAAAACGGCTTTTATCGAAAGAGAAGGTAAAAGTGAATATCCTTTGGCGCAACCTGCAGATCTTAGCGCTAAGAATATAAACGAGTTGGTAGAGAAGTTGTAG
- a CDS encoding metallophosphatase: protein MVKEYILQHPYFNLNKFSLLFLLILGTGINHSYAQNSERKVSQTFYLTGNTGVDESDYTAQVLSAINKMSQQDEKATFVALGNITPKTGFPPKKKDRAKVKELLRKNLMEPLENFNGRVIYTPGKNEWNKNGHENIDDMESFLQDNSKAEFWPNDGCVRELEDLDTDNIEFLMVDSQWFLEDWDDHLYINNDCELKTREEFFTKFKDDLKDEQNKTLIVAIHHPILSNTKLNVLQKTGGFNKEDFYSQQRKRLRGTIETLSNMFPDVIFVSGSDQNLQFLSDDGIPQIISGTGGKKTKKAKADEDEGQFASSDHGFARLTVYDDRSSEVEFYSVEGGNTKKLFSTIIKRQQTTLDEVSYHDLSDYPSTIKSSIYTEDETKKSGFYSFFWGKHYRDVYSKEIDAKVLRLDTLPGNPVAISEGGGHQSRSIRIKDDNDHEFTLRELRKSALRFIQSAIKNHYVEDYMENTVAEKLVQDFYTTAHPYAPFALNPMFDTLNIYNAEPEIYYLPKQKNLNIFNKAYGDKLYMLEVHAGDENKDNSKFGSPDDIVSTTDLLLDMKDSKEYQIDQNQFLKARLVDMLIGDWDRHFDQWRFSEFEQEDGTKLYEPIRRDRDQAFPRYDGPLIKLFSLAIVDFRKMQDYEKGVKNVKWLNFDGYPLDQAFIKTLTWEDWQDQVKYIQNQLTDQVIEDSFKILPKEVQDESIDDIIRATKERRDDLMGTARRYYEFLYRFQVVTGTEEKDKFLITRKPDGKTTISIETEDEIVFESTYDKKITKEIWLYGLDSKDDFKIVGDGDHYIKLKIIGGENNDTYDFENTRNAKLYDYKNKKNTVKGSSNKWLVDDYDINNYSPEKRKYSTNVILPSVGWDPDAGFKVGVRDTYTTFGLANNPFESQHQFEGAYYAATSGFEFNYAGEFAHIFHNWNFGIEARITSPNYAINYFGTGNDTGYDDDAVDRDYNRIGIAQWSFAPSLIYRDGSGINFTIKPLIESNKVDYKADEATGAFFDSNDDVFESQIYAGGEVSFQYKNKGNELSFIRRGFQFDIATGYKTNIDEFDNEFIYLKPSVSTDYPLHESGLAVLATKIGSNMIFGDNYEFYHAATLGGNRSLRGYRNERFNGKTSLYQSTDLRVGITKFRTNFVPVRMGFTLGFDYGRVWEEDDNSEKWHNDFGGSIFINGFNALSGNLGLYHSEDGNRVMFTLGFNF from the coding sequence ATGGTAAAAGAATATATACTACAGCATCCCTACTTCAATTTAAACAAATTTTCACTTCTTTTTCTGCTGATATTAGGTACAGGAATTAATCATTCTTATGCTCAAAATTCAGAAAGAAAAGTTTCCCAAACATTTTATTTAACAGGAAATACAGGTGTCGACGAAAGTGACTACACCGCACAGGTCCTTTCAGCAATTAATAAAATGTCCCAACAAGATGAAAAAGCAACTTTTGTCGCTTTAGGAAATATTACACCTAAAACTGGTTTTCCACCTAAGAAAAAAGACAGAGCAAAAGTAAAGGAGCTGTTGCGAAAAAACCTGATGGAACCATTGGAAAACTTTAACGGTAGAGTAATTTATACTCCCGGTAAAAACGAGTGGAATAAAAACGGGCACGAGAACATCGACGATATGGAGTCGTTTTTACAGGATAATAGTAAAGCCGAATTTTGGCCTAACGATGGATGTGTAAGAGAACTCGAGGATTTAGACACCGATAATATTGAGTTTTTAATGGTCGATTCTCAGTGGTTTTTAGAGGATTGGGATGATCATTTATACATCAATAATGATTGTGAACTTAAAACTAGAGAAGAATTCTTCACTAAATTTAAAGATGACCTTAAGGATGAGCAAAACAAGACCTTAATTGTTGCGATACATCATCCAATATTAAGTAATACAAAACTGAATGTTCTTCAAAAAACAGGAGGTTTCAACAAAGAAGATTTTTATAGCCAACAACGTAAAAGACTTAGAGGAACGATAGAAACACTTTCTAATATGTTCCCAGATGTTATTTTTGTGTCAGGAAGTGACCAGAATCTTCAATTTTTATCTGACGACGGAATTCCACAAATTATAAGTGGAACCGGAGGTAAGAAAACGAAAAAGGCTAAAGCTGATGAGGATGAAGGACAATTCGCTTCTAGTGATCATGGTTTTGCCAGACTTACTGTTTATGACGATAGAAGCTCTGAAGTAGAATTTTACTCGGTTGAAGGTGGTAACACTAAAAAATTGTTTAGCACGATTATTAAACGCCAGCAAACGACTTTAGACGAAGTTTCTTACCATGATTTAAGCGATTATCCTTCTACGATAAAGTCTTCTATTTATACAGAAGATGAAACTAAGAAAAGTGGTTTTTACAGTTTCTTTTGGGGAAAACACTATCGTGATGTCTACAGCAAAGAAATCGATGCTAAGGTTTTAAGATTGGATACTTTACCGGGAAATCCTGTAGCGATTTCTGAAGGTGGTGGTCACCAATCAAGATCAATCAGAATTAAAGATGATAACGATCACGAATTTACTTTAAGAGAACTACGTAAAAGTGCTTTAAGATTTATCCAATCTGCCATAAAGAATCATTACGTAGAAGATTACATGGAAAACACTGTAGCCGAAAAACTGGTACAGGATTTTTATACAACAGCGCATCCTTACGCCCCGTTCGCATTGAATCCGATGTTTGATACTTTGAATATCTACAATGCTGAACCTGAAATTTACTATTTACCGAAGCAAAAAAATCTAAACATTTTTAATAAAGCTTACGGTGATAAGCTATACATGCTGGAAGTTCATGCCGGTGATGAAAATAAAGATAATAGCAAATTTGGAAGTCCAGACGATATTGTGTCTACTACAGATTTGTTGTTAGACATGAAAGATTCTAAAGAATATCAAATAGATCAAAATCAATTTCTTAAAGCTCGTTTGGTAGATATGCTAATTGGTGACTGGGATCGTCACTTTGATCAATGGCGTTTCTCTGAATTTGAGCAGGAAGACGGCACTAAACTTTACGAGCCTATTCGTCGTGACCGCGACCAGGCATTTCCTCGCTATGATGGGCCACTTATCAAACTTTTTAGTTTAGCTATTGTAGATTTCAGAAAAATGCAGGATTATGAAAAAGGAGTGAAAAATGTAAAATGGCTTAATTTTGATGGGTATCCACTAGACCAGGCATTCATAAAAACACTTACTTGGGAAGACTGGCAAGATCAGGTTAAATATATCCAAAATCAACTTACAGATCAGGTAATTGAAGATTCTTTTAAAATCCTTCCTAAAGAAGTACAAGATGAATCTATAGACGATATCATTAGAGCTACTAAAGAGCGAAGAGACGATCTTATGGGAACTGCTCGACGTTATTATGAGTTTTTATATCGTTTCCAGGTAGTTACAGGAACTGAAGAAAAAGACAAATTTCTTATTACCAGAAAGCCAGATGGAAAAACAACTATTTCTATTGAAACTGAAGATGAAATTGTTTTTGAGAGTACATACGATAAAAAAATCACTAAAGAGATTTGGTTGTACGGTTTAGACAGCAAAGATGATTTTAAGATTGTAGGCGATGGAGATCATTATATAAAATTAAAAATTATAGGTGGCGAGAACAATGACACTTACGATTTTGAAAATACTCGTAATGCTAAGCTTTACGATTACAAGAATAAAAAGAATACCGTAAAAGGAAGCAGCAACAAATGGCTGGTAGACGATTATGATATCAATAATTACAGTCCTGAAAAAAGAAAATACAGCACAAACGTTATTCTACCAAGCGTAGGATGGGATCCAGATGCAGGTTTTAAAGTAGGTGTTAGAGATACGTACACTACTTTTGGTCTTGCTAATAATCCTTTTGAATCGCAACATCAGTTTGAAGGTGCATATTATGCAGCAACATCTGGTTTCGAATTTAATTACGCGGGAGAATTTGCGCATATTTTCCATAATTGGAATTTTGGTATCGAAGCTAGAATTACCAGTCCTAATTACGCAATTAACTATTTTGGTACCGGTAACGATACTGGCTACGACGATGATGCTGTTGATAGAGATTACAACCGAATAGGAATTGCACAGTGGAGTTTTGCTCCTTCTCTAATTTATAGAGATGGATCTGGAATCAACTTTACCATCAAACCATTAATCGAATCTAATAAAGTAGACTATAAAGCCGACGAAGCAACCGGTGCGTTTTTCGACAGCAACGACGATGTTTTTGAGAGCCAGATCTATGCCGGTGGAGAAGTATCTTTTCAATATAAAAATAAAGGAAATGAGCTTTCTTTTATAAGAAGAGGTTTCCAATTTGATATTGCAACAGGATACAAAACGAATATTGATGAATTTGATAACGAATTTATTTACTTAAAGCCTTCTGTTTCTACCGATTATCCTCTTCACGAAAGTGGATTGGCTGTACTTGCAACAAAAATAGGAAGTAACATGATTTTTGGTGATAACTACGAATTTTATCACGCCGCAACTTTAGGAGGTAATCGTAGCTTAAGAGGTTATAGAAACGAACGTTTTAACGGTAAAACTTCTTTATATCAAAGCACCGATTTAAGAGTAGGAATTACAAAATTCAGAACCAATTTTGTCCCTGTTCGTATGGGATTCACTTTAGGATTTGATTATGGTCGTGTTTGGGAAGAAGATGATAATTCTGAAAAATGGCATAACGATTTTGGTGGTTCTATATTTATTAATGGGTTTAACGCCTTGTCTGGAAATTTAGGGCTCTATCATAGTGAAGACGGGAACAGAGTGATGTTTACACTAGGATTCAACTTCTAA
- a CDS encoding thioredoxin family protein: MTVNKPVFSYIEFYEWTLQLVNNKQTSGDKQTESLVKFTELNASRMKRLNKTTKLIPELENLVTELKKKQVWYVITEAWCGDSAQNLPVIGEIASAGDKIDLRVILRDKNPELIEKYHTNGSKSIPKLVAFSEEGVELFTWGPRPEPAQELVMDWKENPNGRDFEDFERELHTWYAKDKTHTVQKEFLDILNSLKY; this comes from the coding sequence ATGACTGTAAATAAACCGGTATTTAGCTATATCGAATTTTACGAATGGACACTTCAACTGGTAAACAACAAACAAACTTCGGGAGACAAGCAAACCGAAAGTTTAGTGAAATTTACCGAGCTTAATGCAAGCCGAATGAAGCGTCTAAATAAGACGACAAAATTAATTCCTGAATTAGAGAATCTGGTTACCGAGCTTAAGAAAAAACAAGTTTGGTATGTTATTACTGAAGCATGGTGTGGCGATAGCGCTCAAAATTTACCCGTTATAGGTGAAATTGCATCTGCTGGAGATAAAATTGATCTTAGGGTTATTCTAAGAGATAAGAATCCTGAATTAATCGAAAAATATCATACTAACGGAAGTAAATCTATCCCTAAGCTCGTTGCTTTTTCTGAAGAAGGTGTAGAATTATTTACTTGGGGACCGCGCCCGGAGCCTGCTCAGGAATTGGTAATGGACTGGAAAGAAAATCCCAATGGAAGAGATTTCGAGGATTTTGAAAGAGAGCTACATACCTGGTATGCTAAAGACAAAACACATACTGTACAAAAAGAATTTTTGGATATACTGAATTCTTTAAAATACTAG
- a CDS encoding nucleoside deaminase → MLTPYDDNYFMKKAYEEAEIAFEKGEIPVGVVVVIKNRIIARGHNLTETLNDVTAHAEMQSITAAASFLGGKYLRNCTMYVTLEPCQMCAGALYWSQLSKLVFGAKDTHRGYQKYGVQLHPKTKVIHGIMEEECGQLLKKFFVEKRNLN, encoded by the coding sequence GTGCTTACACCATACGATGACAATTACTTTATGAAAAAAGCCTACGAAGAAGCTGAAATTGCTTTTGAAAAAGGAGAAATACCAGTTGGCGTAGTGGTCGTAATAAAAAACCGAATTATCGCCAGAGGTCACAATCTTACTGAAACCTTAAACGATGTTACCGCTCACGCCGAAATGCAATCCATTACGGCTGCCGCTAGTTTTTTAGGTGGTAAGTATCTAAGAAATTGCACCATGTATGTCACTTTAGAACCCTGCCAGATGTGTGCAGGTGCTTTATATTGGAGCCAGCTTTCTAAATTGGTTTTTGGAGCAAAAGATACGCATCGAGGTTATCAAAAATATGGCGTTCAGTTACATCCAAAAACTAAAGTGATACATGGAATAATGGAAGAAGAATGTGGGCAATTGCTTAAAAAATTCTTTGTTGAAAAACGCAATCTTAACTAG
- the dxs gene encoding 1-deoxy-D-xylulose-5-phosphate synthase translates to MAYTILNNIEDPADLKHLSSDELKLLSQELRQFIIEIVAVKEGHLGASLGVVELTIALHFVFNTPNDLLVWDVGHQAYGHKILTGRRDNFHTNRQLNGLSGFPKREESVYDTFGVGHSSTSISAALGMALASKLNGDLKKHHIAVIGDASIASGMSFEGLNHAGVTDANLLVILNDNAIGIDPSVGALKEYLSKAEVGYKPKKGNMIEALNFNYFGPVDGHDLTALVTILEELKNTSGPKFLHVITTKGKGLKKAEEDQVKYHAPGKFKPDTGELLSYDVDGLPLKYQDVFGLTLVELAKQNQKIIGITPAMPTGSSLKYMMDAFPKRAFDVGIAEQHAVTLAAGMATQGAIVFCNIYSTFLQRAYDQVIHDVALQKLPVIFCLDRAGLVGEDGATHHGLFDITFLRAIPNMIVAAPANEIELRQLLYTAQLGLSNPIAIRYPRGRGVEKDWQMPFESLEIGKGVCENEGEDLAILCIGSIIKNAKAALTEIKKPVGLYNMRFVKPLDEELLHHIFDNYKSILTIEDGVVKGGFGSSILEFAAMHNYSHKIKCLGVPDLFIEHGKIDELQEISGIDVKTIVQVIKSLF, encoded by the coding sequence ATGGCGTATACGATTTTAAACAACATAGAAGATCCAGCAGATCTTAAACATTTATCCAGTGATGAATTAAAATTACTATCACAGGAGTTACGGCAGTTTATTATAGAAATTGTTGCAGTAAAAGAAGGACATCTTGGTGCTAGTCTTGGTGTGGTAGAGTTAACTATTGCCCTTCATTTTGTTTTTAATACGCCAAATGATCTGCTGGTTTGGGATGTTGGTCACCAAGCCTACGGGCATAAGATTTTAACGGGAAGACGAGATAATTTTCATACGAATCGCCAGTTGAACGGTCTTAGTGGTTTCCCGAAAAGAGAAGAAAGTGTCTATGATACTTTTGGTGTTGGGCATTCTTCTACTTCAATTTCAGCCGCTTTGGGAATGGCATTAGCTTCCAAACTAAACGGAGATTTAAAAAAGCATCATATAGCAGTTATTGGTGATGCGTCGATCGCTAGCGGAATGTCTTTTGAAGGTTTAAATCATGCCGGGGTAACCGATGCTAATTTATTGGTAATTTTAAATGACAATGCAATAGGAATCGATCCTAGCGTTGGTGCTTTAAAAGAATATCTCTCAAAAGCTGAAGTTGGATATAAACCTAAAAAAGGGAATATGATCGAAGCCCTTAATTTTAATTATTTTGGCCCGGTTGATGGGCACGATCTTACAGCTCTGGTGACTATTCTGGAAGAATTGAAAAATACATCAGGGCCTAAATTTTTGCACGTTATCACTACAAAAGGTAAAGGATTAAAAAAAGCAGAAGAAGATCAGGTGAAATACCACGCTCCCGGAAAATTTAAGCCAGACACAGGAGAATTACTTTCTTATGATGTGGATGGATTACCGCTAAAATATCAAGACGTTTTTGGGTTGACGCTTGTAGAATTAGCTAAACAAAATCAAAAAATTATAGGAATCACACCGGCGATGCCAACTGGCAGCTCTTTAAAATATATGATGGATGCATTTCCTAAAAGAGCATTCGATGTAGGAATTGCCGAGCAGCATGCCGTAACTCTCGCGGCGGGAATGGCAACACAGGGGGCAATTGTTTTTTGCAATATTTATTCTACATTTTTACAACGAGCTTACGATCAGGTAATTCACGATGTCGCTTTGCAAAAGCTACCCGTGATATTTTGTTTGGATCGTGCTGGTCTTGTAGGAGAAGATGGAGCTACGCATCACGGCTTGTTTGATATCACTTTTTTAAGAGCTATTCCCAACATGATTGTAGCCGCACCGGCTAATGAGATTGAGTTAAGACAATTACTGTATACCGCTCAACTTGGATTATCAAATCCAATTGCCATACGTTATCCCAGAGGTAGAGGAGTAGAGAAAGACTGGCAAATGCCATTTGAAAGTTTGGAAATAGGAAAAGGAGTTTGTGAAAATGAAGGTGAAGATCTTGCCATCCTTTGTATTGGATCTATTATAAAAAATGCGAAAGCTGCCTTAACGGAAATAAAAAAGCCCGTAGGATTATACAATATGAGGTTTGTAAAACCTTTAGATGAAGAATTACTGCATCATATATTCGATAACTACAAAAGCATTCTTACTATTGAAGACGGAGTGGTTAAAGGTGGTTTTGGGAGTAGCATCTTAGAATTTGCTGCAATGCATAATTATTCCCATAAAATAAAATGTTTAGGCGTTCCGGATTTGTTTATAGAACACGGAAAAATTGATGAATTACAAGAAATCTCTGGAATAGACGTTAAAACTATAGTGCAAGTGATAAAATCTTTGTTTTAA
- a CDS encoding lipid-binding SYLF domain-containing protein, whose amino-acid sequence MKRKIKLNLSLILATFFMVSAFNLNAQTDKQKELINDAKESKAAFITKKPEMAALFEKAAGYVIFPNVGEGAYILGGAAGNGVLFEGGQVEGFSELRQLDIGLQIGGQAYRQVILFETESELNKFKEGKYKLSGKASAVIIEEGKAKSVSFDDGRAIVTMPKAGAMIDIAVGGQKFEYRDLND is encoded by the coding sequence ATGAAGAGGAAAATAAAATTAAATCTAAGCTTAATTCTTGCGACTTTCTTTATGGTAAGTGCCTTCAATTTAAATGCTCAAACCGATAAGCAAAAAGAATTAATAAATGATGCGAAAGAATCTAAAGCAGCGTTTATCACAAAAAAACCAGAAATGGCTGCTTTGTTCGAGAAAGCTGCCGGTTATGTAATATTTCCTAACGTAGGGGAAGGAGCTTACATTCTAGGAGGAGCTGCCGGAAACGGAGTTCTTTTTGAAGGCGGACAGGTAGAAGGTTTTTCAGAATTAAGACAATTGGATATTGGTTTGCAAATAGGTGGACAAGCCTATAGACAGGTTATTTTATTCGAAACCGAATCTGAACTGAATAAATTTAAGGAAGGAAAATATAAGCTTTCAGGAAAAGCCTCTGCAGTGATTATCGAAGAAGGAAAAGCAAAAAGTGTAAGTTTTGACGATGGTCGTGCCATTGTAACGATGCCTAAAGCTGGTGCAATGATCGATATTGCTGTTGGTGGACAAAAATTTGAATATAGAGATTTGAATGACTAA